In Candidatus Bathyanammoxibius amoris, the following are encoded in one genomic region:
- the floA gene encoding flotillin-like protein FloA (flotillin-like protein involved in membrane lipid rafts) → MEQLPFVIPKQFAVIGVLFGGLILLILLLMLFKYGWLYIQALASGAPVSLIQLVGMTLRRVRARVVVESRIMAKKAGIEIDTQLIEAHYLAGGNVINVVCSLIAANKANIDLTFKQACAIDLAGRDVLEAVRTSVNPRVIDCPDPKRGRQTIDAVAKDGIQLKVKARVTVRAHMSRLVGGATEETVIARCGEGIVSTIGSAESHKRVLENPDLISKSVLEKGLDAGTAFEILSIDIADVDVGVNIGAKLQGDQAEADKRVAQAEAEKRRAMAVAREQEMVALVSENRAKVVLAEAEIPKAISQAFREGNLGVMDYYQLRNIQADTDMRKSISKSSDDTSQA, encoded by the coding sequence ATGGAACAATTACCTTTTGTGATACCAAAACAATTTGCCGTGATAGGAGTGTTGTTTGGCGGGCTGATACTTCTCATCCTGCTCCTTATGTTGTTTAAGTACGGATGGCTGTACATCCAGGCCCTTGCGTCGGGTGCGCCCGTGTCGCTGATACAATTGGTCGGTATGACCCTCAGGAGGGTTAGAGCGCGGGTGGTGGTGGAGTCGAGGATAATGGCCAAGAAGGCCGGCATTGAGATAGACACCCAGCTCATTGAGGCCCACTACCTGGCCGGAGGCAACGTGATAAACGTCGTATGCTCGCTGATAGCCGCCAACAAGGCCAATATAGACCTTACCTTCAAGCAGGCCTGCGCCATTGACCTCGCGGGCCGTGACGTGCTGGAGGCGGTAAGGACAAGCGTCAACCCCAGGGTCATTGACTGCCCCGACCCCAAAAGGGGGCGGCAGACCATAGACGCCGTGGCCAAGGACGGTATACAGCTCAAGGTGAAGGCCCGCGTAACGGTTCGGGCCCACATGTCCCGGCTGGTCGGAGGCGCTACGGAAGAGACCGTTATCGCGCGCTGTGGAGAAGGCATCGTATCTACCATCGGCTCGGCGGAGAGCCACAAGAGGGTGCTTGAGAACCCGGACCTCATCTCAAAGTCGGTACTGGAAAAGGGGCTCGACGCGGGGACGGCGTTTGAGATACTTTCCATTGATATTGCCGACGTAGATGTTGGAGTGAACATAGGCGCAAAGCTTCAGGGGGACCAGGCCGAGGCTGACAAGCGCGTGGCGCAGGCCGAAGCGGAGAAGCGCAGGGCCATGGCCGTGGCACGCGAGCAGGAGATGGTGGCACTGGTCTCGGAAAATCGCGCCAAGGTGGTGCTTGCCGAGGCCGAGATACCAAAGGCAATCTCCCAGGCGTTCAGGGAAGGCAACCTGGGGGTAATGGACTACTATCAACTCAGGAACATACAGGCCGATACTGATATGAGAAAGTCCATCTCAAAGTCTTCGGATGACACGTCTCAGGCGTAA
- a CDS encoding histidinol phosphate phosphatase domain-containing protein — protein MFDLHSHSILSDGELLPSELARRAEVLGLKGLVISDHVDASNIDFVIPRLVEVSRQLNKVMKLVVKPGAELTHIMPSEVRGLVARAKELGAEMVLVHGETIVEPVIEGTNRAGIESEADVLTHPGLISEEDAALAAKLGVGLEISARKGHSLTNGHVAGMARETGAVLVFGSDAHSPGDLLNRSEAEKVAMGAGLGPDEVRELFGETERLFHGRKESLK, from the coding sequence ATGTTTGATCTACATTCCCACAGCATATTATCAGATGGAGAGTTACTGCCTTCGGAGCTTGCGCGCAGGGCGGAGGTGCTGGGTCTTAAGGGTCTGGTAATCTCGGACCACGTAGACGCGTCAAATATAGACTTTGTGATTCCTCGACTTGTTGAGGTGTCCAGGCAACTGAACAAGGTCATGAAGCTGGTAGTGAAGCCGGGGGCGGAGCTTACCCATATAATGCCTTCTGAGGTGCGCGGCCTTGTGGCTCGTGCGAAGGAACTGGGTGCGGAGATGGTGCTGGTTCATGGGGAGACCATTGTAGAGCCCGTTATAGAGGGTACCAACCGTGCCGGTATTGAGTCGGAGGCCGACGTACTTACACATCCGGGCCTGATAAGTGAGGAGGATGCCGCCCTTGCGGCCAAGCTCGGAGTGGGGCTTGAGATATCGGCCAGGAAGGGCCACTCATTGACTAACGGGCACGTCGCCGGCATGGCCAGAGAGACCGGTGCCGTACTGGTATTTGGTTCTGACGCGCACTCACCTGGAGACCTGCTTAACAGGTCCGAGGCGGAGAAGGTGGCGATGGGGGCCGGGCTTGGGCCGGACGAGGTACGGGAGCTATTTGGTGAAACGGAGAGATTATTTCACGGCCGGAAGGAGTCCCTTAAGTAA
- a CDS encoding RluA family pseudouridine synthase has product MSRETQDITEEKEFEFVVKRKIYAGRRLDKYLAARFPQYSRSLIQRLIKEGSVKIGGRTAKSSYVIKYGDTVTLEPPAVVENKIEPEDVPLDIIYEDDYIMAVNKPPGMVVHPAPGNMSGTLVNALAFHVKELSSASGPLKAGIVHRLDRDTSGVMLVIKSDMVHNDVARQFMSRTVNKEYIALVEGDIELDSDLIELPIGRHVVNRLKMAVRHDGGKAASSIYEVMERFGDFTLVRVMPKTGRTHQIRVHMKAIGHPIVADADYNKRDCLYRSEIFGEKPKPHEQPVLDRQALHAYKLEFFHPELKKRVSFQAELPGDMEGVLELLRERGPVKKRRK; this is encoded by the coding sequence ATGTCCCGGGAAACACAAGACATTACAGAAGAGAAGGAATTTGAATTCGTAGTCAAGAGAAAGATATACGCGGGCAGAAGGCTGGACAAATACCTGGCCGCGCGGTTCCCACAGTATTCCCGCTCCCTTATCCAGAGACTCATAAAGGAAGGCTCCGTCAAGATTGGCGGCCGGACTGCAAAGAGCAGTTACGTAATAAAATACGGGGATACGGTAACGCTGGAACCTCCCGCCGTAGTGGAAAATAAGATAGAACCAGAAGACGTCCCGCTCGACATCATCTACGAAGACGATTACATTATGGCGGTTAATAAGCCGCCTGGCATGGTTGTCCATCCGGCACCCGGCAACATGAGCGGCACGCTTGTAAACGCGCTGGCCTTTCATGTGAAGGAACTCTCCTCCGCCAGCGGACCCCTGAAAGCGGGGATAGTCCACCGTCTCGACAGGGACACAAGCGGCGTTATGCTGGTAATAAAGAGTGACATGGTCCACAACGACGTTGCCAGACAGTTCATGTCGCGTACGGTAAATAAGGAATATATCGCGTTGGTGGAGGGTGATATAGAATTGGATTCAGACCTGATAGAGCTGCCGATAGGGCGGCATGTCGTTAACCGGCTCAAGATGGCCGTCAGGCACGACGGGGGTAAGGCGGCCTCGAGTATTTATGAAGTAATGGAGCGGTTTGGTGATTTCACGCTGGTGAGGGTCATGCCCAAGACGGGCCGCACCCACCAGATAAGGGTACACATGAAGGCGATAGGCCACCCGATAGTCGCAGACGCGGATTATAACAAACGTGACTGCCTGTATCGGTCAGAGATATTTGGGGAGAAGCCAAAACCGCACGAGCAACCGGTATTGGACAGGCAGGCCCTGCATGCCTACAAGCTGGAGTTTTTTCACCCAGAACTGAAAAAAAGGGTCTCGTTCCAGGCTGAGCTTCCCGGGGATATGGAGGGGGTGCTTGAGCTCCTTCGAGAGCGCGGGCCCGTAAAAAAAAGACGTAAGTGA
- the hutI gene encoding imidazolonepropionase gives MNAGEVLTLRGASRVPKTGAQMDDLGIIRNGALAIKDGNVVDVGTNDEINKRYVVDALESIDVGGKVVMPGFIDPHTHAVFGGSRIEEFELRSQGKRYLDILGEGEGILSTVKATRKLSLEELVSTTMPYLDNMLVYGTTTAEIKSGYGLSLDEELKILWSIERLDEIHPLDIISTFLGAHAVPKEFKDNKEGYVKEVLDMLPVVKERSRARFCDVFCDEGAFSLKDTKRILGEAKSLGFRIKLHTCEFEDLGGAFLAVKLDAVSVDHLDHVSEDGIKALAKERITGVLLPGVPFFLGLENETQARRMIEMGLPIALGTDFNPGSSPTVSMQMIISLACLEMGLTPAQAICASTINAAHALGMGRRVGSLEPGKWADIIVLDIPSHKHLPYEFGMNNVNMVIKGGKIVAEGKRIIRK, from the coding sequence ATGAACGCAGGTGAGGTGCTCACCCTTCGTGGGGCATCGCGTGTACCCAAAACGGGCGCACAGATGGACGACCTGGGCATTATCCGCAACGGCGCGCTGGCCATCAAGGACGGCAACGTGGTGGACGTCGGAACTAATGATGAGATAAACAAGAGATACGTGGTTGATGCCCTGGAGTCGATTGACGTAGGCGGCAAGGTGGTCATGCCGGGGTTCATTGACCCGCACACCCACGCAGTCTTCGGCGGTTCCCGGATAGAGGAGTTCGAACTACGCTCACAGGGCAAGCGCTACCTTGACATTCTGGGAGAGGGAGAGGGCATACTCAGTACCGTCAAAGCTACCCGCAAGTTGTCCCTGGAAGAGCTTGTTAGCACGACCATGCCGTATCTCGACAACATGCTCGTGTACGGTACCACTACGGCGGAGATAAAGAGCGGTTACGGACTCAGTCTGGATGAGGAGTTGAAGATACTCTGGTCCATAGAACGCCTCGACGAAATACACCCTCTTGACATCATCTCTACCTTTCTGGGAGCACACGCAGTACCGAAGGAGTTCAAGGACAACAAAGAGGGTTATGTCAAAGAGGTTTTGGACATGCTCCCGGTAGTGAAGGAAAGGAGTCGCGCAAGGTTCTGTGACGTCTTCTGCGACGAGGGGGCGTTCTCGCTTAAAGACACAAAAAGGATACTGGGTGAGGCAAAAAGCCTGGGTTTCCGCATCAAACTCCACACATGCGAGTTTGAGGATCTGGGGGGTGCATTCCTGGCCGTGAAGCTCGACGCCGTCTCGGTTGACCACCTCGACCATGTCAGTGAAGACGGTATTAAGGCCCTGGCCAAAGAGAGGATAACGGGCGTGCTCCTGCCGGGTGTACCGTTCTTTTTGGGACTAGAGAACGAGACCCAGGCAAGGCGAATGATTGAAATGGGGCTGCCGATAGCCCTTGGAACGGACTTTAACCCCGGCTCCAGCCCTACCGTAAGTATGCAGATGATAATATCCCTTGCATGTCTGGAGATGGGATTAACGCCGGCGCAGGCGATCTGTGCCTCAACAATAAACGCCGCCCATGCCCTGGGCATGGGAAGGCGCGTGGGAAGCCTCGAACCTGGCAAGTGGGCGGATATTATTGTACTGGACATACCCAGCCATAAGCACCTCCCCTACGAATTCGGCATGAACAACGTGAACATGGTGATAAAGGGTGGGAAGATAGTCGCGGAGGGTAAAAGGATAATACGTAAGTAG
- a CDS encoding D-glycerate dehydrogenase encodes MYKVFVTRMIPQEGLDVLSAACSGLEVYADHNPVSREELLNKVRDKDGILCLLSEKIDKELMDAGKSLRVIANYAVGYDNIDVEEATGRSIIVTNTPGVLTDATAEMAWALLLSISRRIVEADRLMREANGFRGWEPMLLLGEGLSGKTLGIVGAGRIGRAMVRMSRGFNMRVLYFSRSKKKDLENDLGAKQVDLDTLLRESDFVSLHVPLTQETYHLIGAREFSLMKKTAYLVNTSRGPVVDEKALVEALRDKKIAGAGLDVYEEEPKLAPGLRELDNVVLAPHLGSATTETRRNMAVMAAENLLAGLRGERPKNVVNPEVFEVSKG; translated from the coding sequence ATGTACAAGGTGTTTGTTACGAGGATGATACCGCAGGAGGGGCTGGATGTCTTGAGTGCGGCCTGCTCCGGGCTTGAGGTCTATGCAGACCACAACCCCGTTTCAAGGGAGGAGCTGCTCAACAAGGTCCGGGACAAGGATGGGATACTGTGCCTCCTCTCCGAGAAGATAGATAAAGAACTGATGGATGCCGGAAAGTCGTTGAGGGTCATAGCCAACTACGCGGTGGGATATGACAATATAGACGTTGAGGAGGCCACGGGCAGGAGTATCATTGTCACAAACACTCCCGGCGTTCTGACCGATGCCACGGCCGAGATGGCGTGGGCCCTTCTGCTCTCAATCTCCAGACGCATAGTCGAGGCCGACAGGCTGATGCGCGAGGCAAACGGCTTCAGGGGATGGGAACCTATGCTTCTCCTTGGCGAGGGGTTGAGCGGCAAGACCCTCGGCATTGTCGGCGCGGGCAGGATAGGCCGGGCCATGGTACGGATGTCCCGCGGTTTCAATATGCGTGTATTGTATTTCAGCCGTTCCAAAAAGAAAGACCTTGAGAATGACCTGGGGGCGAAACAGGTGGACCTGGACACACTTCTCAGGGAAAGTGATTTTGTATCCCTGCACGTACCGCTGACGCAGGAGACATACCATCTAATCGGGGCAAGGGAATTTTCACTGATGAAAAAGACCGCCTACCTGGTAAACACCTCCCGCGGCCCGGTGGTAGATGAGAAGGCGCTGGTAGAGGCGTTGAGGGACAAAAAGATAGCAGGCGCGGGGCTGGACGTCTACGAAGAAGAGCCCAAACTAGCCCCCGGACTGAGGGAACTGGATAACGTGGTTCTCGCCCCCCATCTCGGCAGCGCTACCACCGAGACCCGTCGCAACATGGCCGTAATGGCCGCCGAAAATCTGCTAGCCGGCCTCAGGGGCGAAAGACCCAAAAACGTTGTCAACCCGGAGGTGTTTGAGGTGAGCAAAGGGTAG
- a CDS encoding twin-arginine translocase TatA/TatE family subunit: MFGMPGGWEWIVILVVALLIFGKRLPDVMRSLGKGIVEFKKGVQGIEDDVDKAATKEAKKKLEEETQKKEG, translated from the coding sequence ATGTTTGGTATGCCGGGTGGCTGGGAATGGATAGTTATCCTTGTCGTCGCGCTTCTTATCTTTGGCAAGCGGCTTCCAGACGTCATGAGGTCCTTGGGCAAGGGCATTGTTGAATTCAAGAAGGGCGTCCAGGGCATAGAAGATGATGTGGATAAGGCTGCTACCAAAGAGGCCAAGAAAAAGCTAGAGGAAGAGACGCAGAAGAAGGAAGGATAA
- a CDS encoding tetratricopeptide repeat protein, which translates to MTPEEIIEAGQKALDWMLEHKITVVLTVIFVSAITIVTVTYVDKREKEYEAAWAKIGALALDTSVAKFQDESAEKQTFTSAIEQYKFLLEQGTAPKKTRPWIVFELGNAQYGAKEYADAAETYKQFLGSYGDHPLAPLVRQSLGYACEENGRLDEAVVYLNGNAPADGPSLLAQEKWDLGRCYEKLGRKEEAVKVYGEAVKLAPDSWPAKLAQFRLENMQ; encoded by the coding sequence ATGACACCCGAAGAGATAATAGAAGCCGGGCAAAAGGCGTTGGACTGGATGCTCGAACATAAGATCACTGTCGTGCTGACGGTAATATTCGTTTCGGCGATTACTATCGTTACGGTAACCTATGTTGATAAACGCGAGAAGGAGTATGAAGCCGCCTGGGCCAAAATAGGTGCGCTTGCGCTGGATACAAGTGTCGCTAAGTTTCAGGATGAGAGTGCCGAGAAACAGACGTTTACAAGTGCGATTGAGCAATACAAGTTCCTTCTGGAACAGGGCACCGCCCCCAAAAAGACCAGGCCCTGGATAGTGTTCGAACTCGGGAATGCGCAGTATGGCGCGAAGGAATATGCTGATGCCGCAGAGACCTACAAGCAGTTTCTGGGCAGCTACGGTGACCATCCCCTGGCTCCCCTGGTCAGGCAGTCCCTCGGTTATGCCTGCGAGGAAAACGGCCGCCTGGACGAGGCGGTAGTGTATCTTAATGGTAACGCGCCGGCAGACGGGCCCTCCCTGCTGGCCCAGGAGAAATGGGACCTTGGCAGGTGCTATGAAAAGCTGGGCCGGAAGGAAGAGGCTGTTAAGGTCTATGGAGAGGCTGTAAAGCTCGCGCCGGACAGCTGGCCCGCTAAGCTTGCGCAGTTCCGCCTGGAAAACATGCAATAA
- a CDS encoding DnaJ domain-containing protein, translated as MVNYYEVLQVAEGACTEEIKRSFRKLVKEYHPDKNGNKPWAEAKVKQVIQAYKMLGDESRRSHYDKMYGFQKDNGNGRVLEKWQNTANFQARTILIDLLDGRGKQALENYAHLKKEEDNSDPLSYYSFKDFVDCTFLLGEECEKQKRYAEALEFYEDAYLRLERGTKRTYLIDELKDRIQKIYCRRLARRAGSKEAIAYYEKALELKLDRSESAHMYKKMAECYLKLGDYYSAVMHLNLALSLKPNLRGVQRVCDKLAPHIPLNGLASKHTASEKR; from the coding sequence TTGGTAAATTACTACGAGGTTCTACAGGTAGCCGAAGGGGCCTGTACCGAAGAAATAAAACGCTCGTTCAGGAAGCTGGTCAAGGAATACCATCCCGACAAGAACGGCAACAAACCCTGGGCGGAAGCAAAGGTCAAGCAGGTGATTCAGGCCTACAAGATGCTTGGCGATGAGTCCCGCCGAAGCCATTATGACAAGATGTATGGTTTTCAGAAGGACAACGGCAACGGCAGGGTACTGGAAAAATGGCAGAACACCGCCAATTTTCAGGCGAGGACCATCCTTATTGACCTCCTGGACGGCAGGGGGAAACAGGCGCTTGAGAACTATGCGCACCTGAAGAAGGAAGAGGATAACTCCGACCCCCTGTCTTATTACTCCTTCAAGGACTTCGTAGACTGCACATTTCTCCTTGGCGAAGAGTGTGAGAAACAGAAGAGGTACGCCGAGGCCCTTGAGTTCTATGAGGACGCATACCTGCGCCTGGAACGGGGAACGAAGAGGACGTATCTGATTGACGAACTCAAAGACCGTATCCAGAAGATATACTGCCGGCGTCTGGCCAGGCGCGCCGGTTCGAAAGAGGCAATCGCCTACTACGAAAAGGCGCTGGAGCTGAAGCTCGACAGGAGCGAGTCCGCCCATATGTACAAGAAGATGGCCGAATGTTACCTGAAGCTGGGGGATTATTATTCCGCCGTGATGCATCTGAATCTGGCACTTTCACTGAAGCCCAACCTGAGGGGCGTGCAAAGGGTCTGCGATAAGCTTGCCCCGCATATTCCTTTGAACGGACTCGCCTCAAAACACACCGCAAGTGAAAAGAGATGA
- a CDS encoding phosphoribosylaminoimidazolesuccinocarboxamide synthase — MKRDDTVILETSLPGLTLFKKGKVRDVYELNGNLLFIATDRVSVFDVVIPTGIPYKGRVLTALSEFWFNKLAHITPSHFITSDIKEMGRGLELFGDVLGRTVSDVLEGRSMLVEKTQPLPVECVVRGYLAGSGLKEYRETGRIQDIELPAGLRESEKLSEPIFTPATKAETGHDENIPVSRMEDIVGIDVTREAIDKSMEIFVAGSEYALERGIILADAKFEWGFLNDRLILIDEVFTPDSSRFWPLEGYSPGRPQPSFDKQYVRDFLESTDWDKTPPAPPLPDEIVKKTTEKYLEAYTRLTGKSMS; from the coding sequence GTGAAAAGAGATGACACCGTCATCCTGGAGACGTCTCTTCCCGGCCTGACCCTCTTCAAAAAGGGAAAGGTCAGAGACGTGTACGAACTCAACGGCAACCTGCTCTTCATTGCCACCGACAGGGTCTCAGTCTTCGACGTGGTAATCCCCACCGGCATCCCTTATAAAGGACGGGTGCTGACGGCCCTCTCCGAGTTCTGGTTCAATAAACTCGCGCACATAACACCGTCCCATTTCATCACCTCCGACATTAAAGAGATGGGCCGGGGACTTGAACTCTTCGGCGATGTCCTGGGGCGAACGGTGAGCGACGTCCTCGAGGGCAGGAGCATGCTGGTCGAAAAAACACAACCCCTGCCCGTTGAGTGCGTGGTCAGGGGGTATCTCGCCGGCTCCGGCCTCAAGGAATACCGGGAGACGGGACGCATCCAGGACATAGAACTCCCCGCCGGACTCAGAGAATCAGAAAAACTGTCAGAACCCATCTTTACCCCCGCCACCAAGGCCGAGACCGGCCACGACGAGAATATACCCGTCTCCCGGATGGAAGACATAGTGGGCATCGATGTAACACGTGAGGCCATTGACAAGAGCATGGAAATATTCGTTGCGGGCAGCGAGTACGCGCTTGAGCGGGGAATAATCCTCGCCGACGCCAAGTTCGAATGGGGATTTTTGAACGACAGACTCATACTGATAGACGAGGTGTTCACCCCCGACTCGTCCCGGTTCTGGCCCCTTGAGGGCTACAGCCCGGGCCGCCCCCAGCCCTCGTTTGACAAGCAGTACGTCAGGGATTTTTTGGAATCCACCGACTGGGACAAGACCCCGCCCGCGCCGCCCCTTCCTGATGAGATAGTGAAAAAGACCACCGAGAAATATTTAGAGGCCTACACCCGCCTCACCGGCAAATCCATGTCGTAG
- a CDS encoding phosphoenolpyruvate carboxykinase (GTP), producing the protein MPTHLEKWVEDIAGLTKPDKIYWCNGSEEEAHRLIEIGIKEEKLGGRQVFYELNPETYPNCYLHRSHPTDVARTEHLTFVCHKDKEAAGPNNNWMAPEEAKARLTELSRGCMQGRTMYVIPYTMGHPDSPYAKACVQLTDSCYVAVNMRIMARVGSLAVEKIGNNQDFAKGLHSVGDLDPDRRFIMHFPEDNLIWSFGSGYGGNALLGKKCFALRMASCLALKEGWLAEHMLIIGIEDPQGNVTYVTAAMPSACGKTNMAMLESTLPGYKIWTVGDDISWLNVGHDGRLYAINPEAGFFGVVPGTSMKSNPNMMRTLKANKFYPTLYTNTALNADTNEPWWEGMDGPVPENLLDWQGKPWDSSKGTTAAHPNCRFTVSIYNCPTVSPELDNPMGVPISAIILGGRRSQLIPLVTESFNWQHGVFAGARTGSETTAAAAHQIGVVRRDPMAMLPFCGYHMGDYFRHWLDMGKKLASPPKIFSVNWFRVDEEGEFIWPGFGENVRVLKWILDRVNNRVEAEETPLGYVPHLRDLDLEGLDIPKGRLEKLFEIHPQDWQQELEDIEKFLLQFGDRLPREILQELNAMKVKLGATSVKAEHSS; encoded by the coding sequence GTGCCTACACACCTTGAGAAATGGGTTGAAGATATCGCCGGACTTACCAAACCGGATAAAATTTACTGGTGCAACGGTTCGGAGGAAGAGGCTCACAGGCTCATTGAGATAGGGATAAAAGAAGAGAAGCTTGGGGGACGTCAGGTATTTTATGAACTGAACCCGGAGACGTATCCAAACTGTTATTTGCATCGCAGTCATCCCACCGACGTAGCACGTACCGAACACCTGACCTTTGTCTGTCACAAAGACAAAGAGGCCGCAGGCCCGAACAATAACTGGATGGCGCCCGAAGAGGCGAAGGCCCGCCTTACCGAATTATCCAGAGGCTGTATGCAGGGAAGGACTATGTATGTTATACCCTACACAATGGGGCACCCCGACTCACCTTACGCAAAGGCTTGCGTTCAGCTTACTGACAGTTGCTACGTAGCCGTAAATATGAGAATAATGGCCCGGGTGGGAAGCCTTGCAGTGGAGAAGATTGGAAACAATCAGGACTTTGCAAAGGGGCTCCATTCTGTGGGAGACCTCGACCCTGACAGGCGGTTTATTATGCATTTCCCCGAGGATAATCTAATCTGGAGCTTTGGCTCCGGTTACGGAGGAAACGCCCTGCTGGGGAAGAAGTGTTTTGCCTTGAGAATGGCCTCCTGCCTGGCCTTGAAAGAAGGATGGCTGGCCGAACATATGCTGATTATCGGCATCGAGGACCCCCAGGGTAATGTTACCTATGTTACCGCCGCAATGCCTTCAGCCTGCGGGAAGACCAACATGGCCATGCTGGAGTCCACACTCCCCGGCTACAAGATATGGACCGTGGGGGATGACATTTCCTGGTTAAATGTCGGTCATGACGGCAGGCTCTACGCCATCAACCCTGAGGCTGGCTTCTTCGGGGTGGTGCCGGGAACCTCCATGAAGAGCAACCCCAACATGATGAGGACACTAAAGGCGAATAAATTCTATCCCACCCTTTATACAAATACCGCCCTGAACGCGGATACAAACGAACCCTGGTGGGAAGGGATGGATGGTCCCGTGCCGGAGAATCTATTGGATTGGCAGGGTAAACCCTGGGATAGTTCAAAGGGGACAACTGCCGCACACCCCAATTGCAGGTTTACCGTATCTATATATAACTGCCCCACAGTCTCGCCGGAGCTGGATAACCCCATGGGCGTTCCCATCTCGGCGATAATCCTGGGAGGAAGAAGGTCGCAGCTTATACCCCTGGTGACAGAGAGCTTTAACTGGCAACACGGTGTATTTGCGGGCGCCAGAACGGGTTCTGAGACTACCGCCGCCGCCGCTCATCAAATAGGTGTGGTAAGAAGAGATCCCATGGCCATGCTTCCCTTTTGTGGTTATCACATGGGCGATTACTTCAGGCATTGGCTTGACATGGGGAAAAAGCTGGCCTCTCCCCCGAAGATATTTTCAGTTAACTGGTTCAGGGTGGACGAGGAAGGGGAGTTCATCTGGCCCGGATTCGGGGAGAACGTCCGCGTATTAAAGTGGATACTGGACAGGGTGAATAACCGTGTTGAAGCTGAAGAAACACCTTTGGGATATGTCCCGCATTTAAGGGATTTAGACCTGGAAGGATTAGATATTCCCAAAGGAAGACTTGAAAAATTATTCGAGATTCACCCGCAGGACTGGCAGCAGGAGCTGGAAGATATAGAAAAGTTCTTACTTCAGTTTGGCGACCGCCTGCCCCGGGAAATCTTGCAAGAGCTTAATGCTATGAAGGTAAAACTTGGGGCGACTTCTGTTAAAGCAGAACATAGCTCATAA